A region of Colletotrichum destructivum chromosome 11, complete sequence DNA encodes the following proteins:
- a CDS encoding Putative serine hydrolase FSH, alpha/Beta hydrolase: protein MPIRILCLHGRGSNTEIFRMQTAGIRSLLEPEYEFEFVEGRWPHLEGNWSLHTVDFSKSNLYGFYNMLDIDDILATENELRQVIEDHGPFDGLLGYSQGGSMAAQIAIRLLIENPYATPQELPIKFLVLINSAVPPFIMPLDEQEVTDLPIEEAPKLQMLFDVFKANPADHLDKVRPAKLANGRQALVSKTHYMTFFDKAWDGHPLSMPSLHITGLGDAPEYGQQLFDIAEPGQAELIGHVFGHDFPRGLDMNKTIARSIRALADRAL, encoded by the exons atGCCTATACGAATTCTATGTCTGCACGGCAGGGGTTCTAACACCGAG ATTTTCCGGATGCAAACGGCAGGTATACGCAGCTTACTGGAGCCAGAGTACGAATTTGAATTTGTGGAGGGCCGGTGGCCCCATTTGGAGGGTAACTGGTCTCTACACACAGTCGACTTTTCAAAGTCAAAT CTGTATGGGTTTTACAACATGTTGGATATCGATGATATTCTGGCCACCGAGAACGAGCTGCGTCAAGTCATAGAGGACCATGGTCCATTCGATGGTTTGTTAGGATACTC CCAGGGTGGATCGATGGCCGCTCAAATCGCCATCCGGCTCCTCATAGAGAACCCATACGCCACACCCCAGGAGTTACCAATCAAGTTCCTGGTGCTCATCAACAGCGCCGTACCGCCTTTCATCATGCCGCTGGATGAGCAAGAAGTCACGGACCTACCGATTGAGGAGGCGCCAAAGCTGCAGATGCTATTCGACGTCTTCAAAGCGAACCCCGCCGATCACCTGGACAAAGTGCGGCCGGCGAAGCTTGCCAACGGTAGACAG GCTCTCGTGAGCAAAACGCACTACATGACGTTTTTCGACAAGGCTTGGGACGGCCACCCACTATCCATGCCTTCGCTGCACATTACCGGCCTGGGTGACGCCCCAGAGTACGGCCAGCAACTGTTTGATATTGCCGAACCCGGCCAAGCGGAGCTGATTGGGCATGTGTTTGGGCACGACTTCCCGCGAGGGCTGGATATGAACAAGACAATTGCCAGGTCGATAAGGGCGCTGGCGGATAGAGCCTTGTAG
- a CDS encoding Putative glycoside hydrolase, family 65, central catalytic, six-hairpin glycosidase superfamily, giving the protein MPAMNLPALLLACVYSLSVARGAPTSSASFDINADWVSWDDATWTLKSTKPLPGVFTAWLPQSNGYFGLAQGSLGPFYERSRRNDSEGWPSYSNPRTTFATVTGFWGSEPSTLEPGELGESFISGVPHFTDLLVEACGSVLDGDVDVSEITEFESTLSFKTGILTWSYVWSPRTCVDGRKFLVSYESLASLAERRLAAVKLVVSSDQGLDDVHILDLLDNQSALRTTTVKTGVNQANSQIFSAVSPNKVDHVMAYVLSSTVGDDLLCLEGEEKYTSDFFSGLDDLAMSGSANSSNTKSEPVSSMQRYRVQSGLQSTTVYKYAAIASSEHYGSDTETVVSDVVSSALKRGYHALREEHSAEVGKLMGADFVADFGDPATGSLPTDGSGGDIVKAFQITAISSAYYLYTSLIPWSPTRDESPSTCIACNSLAVGGLVSQTYGGKIFWDADLFVAPAIQGVHPKLARQFSLYRINRAEQSRKNTKRHGLKAGSMLYAWTSGRHGQCYNISAPCIMYQYHLNADIALSMTMGRNTSGDRNWFERHGAVDVIDGVAIGLGDILTRRESTGHWGIDVMADADEYYMWIADGSFTSTAVSTLLQLASEARHERGIPLEPDWLDQLEHMSIPTSDDDVVLEFQGMTNDVFPKQADVILSHYPYDYKRNFSLAKYRAAMDFYAVRTDPHGPAMTWSMYAITANSLATSGCAFWTYLVKSFQPYIRGPWYQYSEQQDDEPGIPDPLTGNAINPAFPFLTGHGGLLQTFTAGFLGLRVTHRNLLINPSLPPQLRHFKPPIQYYNGAVVSFRMNRTHTSITRRDASRFDGLVPDQYGKEDMPVTVGRDVDDPDARTVLLRVNDTVVVQNRLYDAEVSVPGNIVQCRHASSTHGELAFAATDGYGGTVWQPGASDVTAALVVELGASQAPRLLEAIRLDFAMRPPKHVRVSISNSSDFEPGTVLADQDIRITKPWVADSPVLKYAGNMTTIRLSDAVWSGAFAKLEVTGCWTDDGAGATVAEFGLLAADVSRE; this is encoded by the exons ATGCCCGCCATGAACCTCCCAGCTTTACTCTTGGCATGTGTGTACTCCTTGAGCGTAGCAAGAGGAGCGCCAACGTCGAGCGCAAGCTTTGATATCAACGCAGATTGGGTGTCTTGGGACGATGCCACGTGGACTTTGAAATCTACCAAGCCGCTGCCAGGGGTGTTTACTGCCTGGTTGCCGCAGTCGAACGG CTATTTCGGCCTCGCCCAAGGTTCCTTGGGGCCCTTTTATGAGCGCAGCCGTCGAAACGACTCGGAAGGATGGCCGTCTTATAGCAACCCTCGAACAACATTCGCCACTGTCACGGGGTTCTGGGGCAGTGAGCCCAGCACGCTTGAGCCCGGGGAGCTGGGCGAGAGCTTCATCTCCGGCGTGCCGCACTTTACCGATTTGCTCGTTGAAGCATGTGGCAGTGTCCTCGATGGAGATGTAGACGTATCCGAGATCACCGAGTTCGAGTCGACGCTGTCTTT TAAGACGGGGATACTCACATGGTCGTATGTCTGGAGCCCTCGAACGTGCGTAGATGGCCGGAAGTTTCTGGTATCCTACGAATCCTTGGCCTCGCTGGCCGAACGACGTCTGGCAGCTGTGAAACTGGTCGTCTCAAGCGAccagggcctcgacgacgtgcaCATCCTCGATCTACTAGACAACCAGTCAGCTTTGCGCACGACAACCGTCAAGACAGGCGTGAATCAGGCCAACAGTCAGATCTTTTCTGCTGTCTCACCAAATAAAGTTGACCATGTCATGGCGTATGTGCTGTCATCGACGGTTGGGGACGACTTGTTGTGCCTTGAAGGCGAAGAAAAATACACCAGCGACTTCTTTTCCGGCCTTGATGACCTAGCAATGTCGGGTTCGGCCAACTCGTCCAACACCAAGTCCGAgcccgtctcctcgatgCAGCGGTATCGGGTGCAATCCGGCTTACAATCCACAACGGTTTACAAATACGCAGCCATTGCCTCATCAGAGCATTATGGGTCGGACACAGAGACGGTGGTCTCGGACGTTGTGTCATCTGCCCTCAAGCGCGGGTATCATGCTCTACGGGAGGAGCACAGCGCCGAAGTGGGCAAGCTCATGGGTGCAGACTTCGTGGCTGATTTTGGAGATCCAGCGACAGGGTCGCTCCCAACagacggcagcggcggcgacataGTAAAAGCCTTTCAGATCACAGCCATCTCCTCCGCTTACTATCTCTACACGAGCCTCATCCCATGGAGCCCGACACGTGACGAGAGCCCAAGCACTTGCATTGCGTGCAACTCtcttgccgttggcggccTGGTTTCCCAAACATACGGAGGCAAGATCTTCTGGGACGCTGATCTCTTCGTGGCGCCCGCCATCCAAGGTGTGCATCCCAAGTTGGCGAGGCAGTTCTCGCTGTATCGTATCAACAGGGCGGAGCAGTCTCGCAAGAACACCAAAAGGCACGGTCTCAAAGCGGGGAGCATGCTCTATGCATGGACGAGCGGTCGACACGGACAATGCTACAACATCTCCGCGCCCTGCATCATGTACCAGTATCACCTCAATGCCGATATCGCCTTGAGCATGACCATGGGCCGGAACACGAGCGGCGACAGGAATTGGTTTGAAAGGCACGGGGCCGTGGacgtcatcgacggcgtGGCCATAGGCCTGGGCGATATTCTGACACGACGAGAGAGCACTGGTCACTGGGGCATCGACGTGATGGCCGATGCTGACGAATACTACATGTGGATTGCAGACGGCTCATTTACCAGTACTGCAGTCAGCACTCTTCTACAGCTCGCCTCGGAGGCTCGTCACGAACGAGGCATCCCGCTCGAGCCAGACTGGCTTGACCAGCTTGAGCACATGTCAATACCCacctcggacgacgacgttgtgCTCGAGTTCCAGGGCATGACGAACGATGTGTTCCCCAAGCAGGCAGACGTCATCCTGTCCCACTATCCCTACGACTACAAGCGGAATTTCTCACTCGCCAAATACCGAGCTGCCATGGACTTTTACGCCGTCCGCACGGATCCGCACGGCCCAGCCATGACATGGAGCATGTATGCCATCACGGCCAACTCCCTGGCCACTTCGGGGTGCGCGTTCTGGACGTACCTAGTCAAGTCGTTCCAGCCTTATATCCGCGGCCCTTGGTACCAGTACTCCGAACAgcaagacgacgagcccggcatcccggaCCCGCTGACGGGGAACGCCATCAACCCAGCGTTTCCGTTCCTCACCGGCCACGGTGGCCTCCTGCAGACTTTCACGGCGGGGTTCCTCGGCCTACGCGTCACGCACCGAAACCTGCTGATAAacccatccctccccccgcaGCTCCGCCACTTCAAGCCGCCCATCCAGTATtacaacggcgccgtcgtcagctTCCGCATGAACCGCACGCACACTTCGATCACGCGGCGCGATGCATCTCGTTTCGACGGTCTGGTGCCAGACCAGTACGGCAAGGAGGACATGCCCGTCACCGTCGGCCGAGACGTGGACGACCCCGACGCGCGGACGGTGCTCCTGCGCGTCAACGACACCGTGGTAGTGCAGAATCGGCTGTACGATGCCGAGGTTTCTGTGCCGGGCAACATTGTGCAATGCCGCCACGCGAGCTCGACGCATGGCGAGCTAGCGTTTGCAGCCACGGATGGATACGGAGGCACCGTTTGGCAGCCCGGCGCGAGTGATGTCACGGCCGCTCTTGTAGTGGAGCTGGGAGCTTCGCAGGCGCCGCGGCTTCTGGAGGCGATCCGGCTGGACTTTGCCATGCGACCGCCAAAGCATGTCAGGGTTTCGATCTCGAACAGCTCGGATTTCGAGCCCGGCACGGTGCTCGCGGACCAGGATATCCGCATCACGAAGCCGTGGGTCGCGGACTCGCCTGTGCTGAAATATGCGGGAAACATGACCACCATCCGGCTCAGCGACGCGGTATGGAGTGGTGCATTTGCGAAACTCGAGGTTACAGGCTGCTGGACAGATGATGGTGCTGGGGCAACGGTTGCCGAGTTTGGGCTCCTGGCCGCAGATGTCTCCAGAGAGTGA
- a CDS encoding Putative cytochrome P450, with protein MQSAEWLVPPQVLMPTALLIVYLVYNYWIFPTPRSIAKLRFLNGEPGEWAPHLRALYRNTLDLKKTLHLHHTQHKNETVRVPILGPGQNNLILLPSAERKWLVSQPDSVASMHEQTINHFQWNLGTIYPTRDHNEVTIHIVATKLTREIGNLIPALSEELELALAKHWGDEDDAASGGNEWKEVGVYDTLRPIVSQAINRIFIGETHCRNEEVLDTGFSYSKVIPLEANLLWLLPTPLRRLLAPLVTLPSRWCERKWFRLTIDEVRRRLEARGHPQHGKGSETGDWQHEGEADKHDLLSWFIAYGESQGDPYLLDPEVLSARILLLNAFALHTNVFAIMHMVLDIVGSGAEQGPKIVAQLRQEINEVRAAHGEDQGWNKRSLAQLERLDSSFRESQRINTILSLGPLRIVGKDGLTTPSGVRIPRGYQVGIPAYSIHFDTDIYGPDAEEFKPFRFYDRRKDARGTGDNLKGARQAWATTSADYLSFGAGLNSCPGRFFASGMLKVLMANILQRYDFEFQEKRPENLWFGTNHIPPMSAKMRIRRRRREFQE; from the coding sequence ATGCAGAGCGCAGAATGGCTCGTACCGCCGCAGGTGCTCATGCCGACGGCTCTCTTGATCGTATACCTAGTGTACAATTATTGGATCTTCCCAACCCCTCGTTCAATCGCCAAATTAAGGTTCCTTAACGGCGAGCCCGGCGAATGGGCGCCCCATCTTCGGGCACTCTACCGGAACACCTTGGATCTGAAGAAGACGCTTCACCTGCACCACACGCAGCACAAAAATGAGACGGTCCGCGTCCCCATCCTTGGCCCAGGCCAGAACAACTTGATCCTGCTGCCCTCGGCCGAAAGAAAATGGCTCGTGAGTCAGCCCGACTCCGTAGCGAGCATGCACGAGCAGACCATCAACCATTTCCAATGGAATCTTGGCACCATTTATCCCACGCGAGATCACAACGAAGTCACCATCCACATCGTGGCTACCAAGCTCACTCGGGAAATCGGCAACCTGATCCCGGCCCTCTCGGAGGAGCTGGAACTTGCGCTGGCGAAGCACTggggcgacgaagacgacgccgcctccggcGGCAACGAGTGGAAGGAGGTGGGCGTTTACGACACACTGCGGCCCATCGTGAGCCAGGCAATCAATCGCATCTTCATCGGAGAGACGCACTGCCGGAATGAAGAGGTGCTTGACACCGGCTTCTCCTATTCAAAAGTCATCCCCCTCGAGGCCAATCTGCTCTGGCTGCTGCCGACCCCGCTGCGGCGTCTTCTGGCGCCTCTGGTGACCCTCCCGTCCCGCTGGTGCGAGAGAAAATGGTTCAGGctcaccatcgacgaggtccgcAGAAGGCTCGAGGCTAGAGGCCACCCGCAACACGGCAAGGGATCCGAGACAGGCGATTGGCAACATGAGGGAGAGGCAGACAAGCATGACTTGCTGAGCTGGTTCATTGCGTACGGGGAGTCGCAGGGCGACCCGTACCTCTTGGACCCAGAAGTCCTTTCGGCGCGCATCTTGCTTCTCAACGCCTTCGCGCTGCACACCAACGTCTTTGCCATCATGCACATggtcctcgacatcgtcggctccggcgccgagcagggcCCGAAGATCGTGGCCCAACTTCGTCAAGAGATCAACGAGGTCCGCGCCGCCCACGGCGAAGACCAAGGCTGGAACAAGCGGTCGCTGGCCCAGCTCGAGAGGCTAGACAGCAGCTTCCGGGAAAGCCAGCGCATCAACACGATCCTGAGCCTGGGCCCCTTGCGCATCGTCGGGAAGGACGGCCTCACGACGCCTTCCGGCGTCCGGATACCGCGGGGCTACCAGGTCGGTATCCCGGCGTACTCGATCCACTTCGACACTGACATCTACGGACCCGACGCGGAGGAGTTCAAGCCGTTCCGTTTCTACGACAGGAGGAAGGACGCGCGGGGGACCGGGGACAACTTGAAGGGGGCGAGGCAGGCGTGGGCCACCACGTCCGCCGACTACCTGTCCTTCGGGGCCGGCCTGAACAGCTGCCCCGGGCGGTTTTTTGCTTCTGGGATGTTGAAGGTGCTGATGGCGAACATCCTGCAGCGGTACGACTTTGAGTTCCAAGAGAAGAGGCCGGAGAATCTGTGGTTTGGGACGAACCACATCCCGCCGATGAGTGCAAAGATGAGAATcaggaggagacggcgagaGTTCCAAGAGTAG